A stretch of the Inquilinus sp. KBS0705 genome encodes the following:
- a CDS encoding urocanate hydratase, giving the protein MTSSEFIKTYANHPVYKAPVGTQLHAKSWQTEAPLRMLLNNLDGQVAENPDELVVYGGIGQAARNPESLRKIIEILLELDEDHSLLVQSGKPVGIIRSHAQAPRVLIANSNLVPAWATWEHFNKLRADGLMMYGQMTAGSWIYIGTQGILQGTYETFVEAGRQHFNNDLTGKLIVSAGIGGMGGAQPLAATMAGAVFLGADADVTRIQKRIDSKYIDRLTHSYEEAISWVQNAMAKGEALSVGLVSDAGDMLERLIADGIVPHMVTDQTSAHDPLNGYIPNGLSLQQAADLRKADAVEYKRLSLKSMARHVGFMLQLQKLGSVTFDYGNNLREFAKQGGEQNAYDFPGFTPAFIRPLFCEGKGPFRWVALSGDPEDIYTTDRALMEAFPENKPLINWLEKAQKQIAFQGLPARICWLGMGDREKAGLIFNNLVATGKVKGPIVIGRDHLDCGSVASPNRETESMKDGSDAVSDWPLLNLMVNTSGGATWVSFHHGGGVGMGYSQHAGMVVVADGTERAATCLKRVLHNDPAMGIFRHTDAGYDKAAEWGERFGLRVW; this is encoded by the coding sequence ATGACGAGTTCGGAATTTATTAAAACATACGCCAATCACCCCGTTTACAAAGCGCCGGTGGGTACACAATTGCATGCCAAAAGCTGGCAAACCGAAGCACCCTTGCGTATGCTGTTAAACAACCTGGATGGGCAGGTTGCCGAAAACCCCGACGAGCTGGTGGTATACGGTGGCATAGGCCAGGCCGCCCGCAACCCCGAGTCGCTGCGAAAAATTATTGAAATTTTGCTGGAACTGGACGAGGACCATTCCTTGCTGGTACAATCGGGTAAGCCGGTGGGTATTATTCGCAGCCACGCACAGGCGCCAAGGGTTTTAATAGCCAACAGCAACCTGGTACCGGCATGGGCCACCTGGGAGCATTTTAATAAGCTACGCGCTGATGGCCTGATGATGTACGGCCAGATGACCGCCGGCAGCTGGATCTATATTGGTACGCAAGGTATTTTACAAGGCACTTACGAAACCTTTGTAGAAGCGGGCCGGCAACATTTTAACAACGATTTAACGGGTAAGCTGATAGTAAGCGCCGGCATTGGGGGCATGGGTGGCGCCCAACCGCTGGCCGCTACTATGGCAGGTGCCGTATTTTTAGGTGCCGATGCTGATGTAACCCGCATACAAAAGCGGATAGACAGTAAGTATATAGACAGGCTTACCCACTCTTACGAGGAGGCTATTAGCTGGGTGCAAAATGCGATGGCGAAAGGCGAGGCACTATCTGTTGGCCTGGTGAGCGATGCTGGTGATATGCTGGAACGTTTGATAGCCGACGGCATTGTGCCTCATATGGTAACCGACCAAACATCGGCACACGATCCGCTGAATGGTTACATCCCTAACGGCTTGAGCCTGCAACAAGCGGCAGATTTGCGCAAGGCAGATGCTGTAGAATATAAACGATTATCGCTAAAAAGCATGGCGCGCCATGTAGGTTTTATGCTGCAGCTGCAAAAACTGGGTTCGGTTACTTTTGATTATGGCAACAACCTGCGCGAGTTTGCCAAGCAAGGCGGCGAGCAAAATGCCTACGATTTTCCGGGGTTTACACCGGCCTTTATACGCCCGCTGTTTTGCGAGGGCAAGGGGCCGTTCCGTTGGGTGGCCTTATCCGGCGATCCGGAAGATATTTATACTACAGACAGGGCGCTAATGGAAGCCTTTCCCGAAAATAAACCGCTGATAAACTGGTTAGAGAAGGCACAAAAACAGATCGCCTTCCAAGGGTTACCGGCCCGTATTTGCTGGCTGGGCATGGGCGACCGCGAAAAGGCAGGTTTGATATTTAACAACCTGGTAGCAACAGGCAAGGTAAAAGGCCCAATAGTGATCGGTCGTGACCATTTAGATTGCGGCTCGGTAGCATCGCCAAACCGGGAGACGGAATCAATGAAGGATGGCTCGGATGCGGTATCGGATTGGCCATTGCTTAACCTGATGGTCAATACATCGGGCGGGGCAACATGGGTATCGTTCCATCATGGTGGCGGGGTAGGCATGGGCTACTCGCAGCATGCGGGTATGGTGGTAGTAGCCGATGGTACCGAACGCGCGGCCACCTGCCTTAAACGGGTTTTGCATAACGACCCTGCAATGGGTATCTTCCGCCATACCGATGCCGGTTACGACAAAGCGGCCGAGTGGGGCGAAAGATTTGGATTAAGGGTGTGGTAG